ACAGGTCGAGATCGTAATAATAGATGGCTGTTGCAGTCAATTCTTTAGGAGTTAACTGGGCAACACCGGGGGCTTGGGGTCCCAGGTCGTACCAGTCGCCGAGGCCGTATGACAAAATATTGCCACTGGCTTTTGATTTCAGGTAAGCTACATATTTAGTCATCATAGGCCATGCTTCCTGCATCACGGTTTTATCGCCATACCATTGATAGATCAGGTAAGGTAAGATCACAGAAGCGCTGCCCCACTCTGGTGAATCGCGGAAACCACCATCGAACAACACATACTCAGGCGCGATATCAGGCACCAGACCATCAGTGGTTTGGTCGGCCATCATATCGGCGATGATCTTTTTATACAAGCTGTAAATATCATAGTTGAAGTGGATCGATTCGCCCATAAGGTAGGTTTGTTCCAACCAACCCAGTTTTTCACGGTGCGGACAGTCGGTCAATACGCTTTGCATATTGCTGCGAATGGCCCAGTCAATCAGCGTGCTGGCATCGTTCATCAGGTCTTCCCGGCTCTCGAACTTACCAATTTGGGCAGCCGAGTTACGGGTATGCAGCATTTTGATGTCCTTGATAACAGTAGTGAGTTTTTTACTCTTTATAGTATCGGGCGCTGCATAAGAAACTTCTGCATAGCGAAAGCCATAATAAGAAAAGCGGGGTGTCCATTCTTCATCGCCGGTTCCTTTACAGGTATAGGTGTAGTAGTATGGTTTACCACTGGCCTTTTGGTTAACACGTTTTTCCTCGCCTAACAGTTCAGCAGGGAAAATGCGGATCACCTGTCCTTTTTGGCCACGCACTGTTATTTTAATGATGCCGCTGGCGTTCTGTCCAAAGTCGAACAATACGGTTGTATCACTGTTCTTTACACAACTTTGGGGGGCCATGGTAGCCATCACTTTTACCGGGGTACCGGTTTCAGCAACCAACTTACCTGCAGGTGCTTTTACCACAGCGGCTGCTTTCCAGGCGCCGTCGCTAAAGGCAGCTTTATCCCAGCCATCCTGTTCCAGGGTAGCATTGTAGTCTTCACCCGCGTAGATGCTGGAGAAAGTAATGGGGCTTTGTGCTGTTTTCCAGCTGGCATCAGAGATCACTTCCGATTTGGTGCCATCTGCATACTCGATCAACAGCTTCATGATCATCTTGGGATTACCATAAGCCAGCAGGGCTTTGCGGTAACGCTCGTTGGGGATGTTGTAGAACCCATTACCGAGCATAACACCGATGGCGTTCTCACCATTGGCAACCTGGCTGGTTACATCCAGTACGTCGTATAATACGCGTTTGTCGTAGTTCGTCCAGCCGGGCGACATAAAATGATCGCCTATTTTAACGCCATTGATGTGCAGTTCATATTGTCCTAACCCGGTAACGAAGGCAGTAGCTCTTTTAACGGGTTTGCTTACGGTAAATGATTTACGGAGCAAGGGCAATACGTGATTTCCGCTTACTACCGATTTGTAATCTTTGCTGGCGCCGGGCGCATGCACACCAGGTACATAGCGTTTGGCGGCATCCAGTTCATCATAACCAATCCACTGGGCGTTGCTCCAGTCAGCAGGTTGCATTAAACCCATTGTAAACCTGGCGGTGTCCTTGCTGTAGTCAGAGAGCTGGCCCTGGTTGTCCCACACCATTACTTTCCAGTAATAGGTTTGGCCGGCCTTCAGCGCCGGGCCACCATAAGGTACCAGCTGCGATTGTTCGCTGCTTACCTCTTTGGAGTCCCAGATATTACCTGTGTTGAGAACGAGTTTTGACCAATCGTCAGCTACCAGAATGCGATATTTGGTTTGCATTATAGCCCGTGCAGTACTGGTTATTTCCCAGCTCAGGCGGGGCTGCGCCATTTCGAGGCCTGCAGGATTGGTCAGGTATTCAACACGCGGATTAACCACTACGGGCCGTATAGGCTGTTGAGGTTGAGCAAAACCGGGTACAGAACCAACCAACACTAAGAAAGAGGCTAACAGTGTACTTTTTTTCATGCCTTATAAGATATTGAATGGGTTTTGATTTAGGGAAAACGATAATAGTTATCCATTATTATATAATAGAAAAACCAGCACCCGTAAAAACACGGATATGTTCGTCGTAATAATACCAGGGAGTTAGATAGTGAACTGATTCACAAGGCGAGACAAGGTAATGATAAAATGGTTAATGGTCAATGGTTAGGGGCAATTATTTGAGGGCAGAGATGAAAACCGCTGTAAGCTATAAGCTGCAAGCAAATACAGGCTGAAAGCTGCAAGCTGCAAGTAAATACACGCTGAAAGCCGAAAGCCTAAAGGTAAAAGCAATTACAGGTCTGGTTATAGCTTTAGCCTTTCACCTTTTCGCTTTTACCCATTTTCTTTACTTCCTCATTTTTCTGTTTTTAATTTTTAATTTCTGTATTTCACTTCAATATTGGACATTCAATATTCAACATTCAATATTGTCCTAGTTCCCATCTGGCTTCTCGGCCGTAACTGCGGCGCTTAAGGGCCAGTAGAATTTTGCTACCGGGTCCGGATGCGCCGGGTCGAAGGCGATCTTTTCTTTTATCAAATATTTCGCAATGGGCAGGTTGGCCGCCACTATGCCTTTTACTATACAACGCGCCAGTTCATACGCGCCATAAGGGTTGAAATGCGTATTATCCGCCAATGCTGTTTCCTGGTTGGGAAAGGTGTTGGCGGGATAATGTACAAATGCTTTCAGCGACCCTTCCACTCCCCAGGCTTCGTACAGGGTTTTACTCATAGCATTCAGATCGTTGAGCGCTACTTTTTCTTCTGCCGCCGTTTGGCGCATAGCTTCGGGATAATCGCCCAGGGTATTGATGATGTGCCCGCTTGAATCGAAATTGCGGCGATGCATAGAGGTAACCAGTACCGGCGTCATGCCTCTTTTGCGTGCCTCCCCTATCCATTCTTTTATGGTTTGTTTATACGTGGTAAACGGATCGAGGTGATTGCCGCCCGGCTTCTGATCATTATGGGTGAACTCTATAAAGAGATAATCTCCTGGTTTGGCCATGCTCCAGATTTTCTCCAGCCGTCGCTCATGCATAAATGCTTTCATAGTTTCACCCGATTCGGCATAATTGGCAATAGCCACATTACCGGGTTCAAAAAACCGGGGGATCATTTGTCCCCACGCGGCCCAGGGTTCGCGGTCCTGGTCAACTACGGTACTATTGCCGGCCAGAAAAACCGTGGTGGCTTTTTTATTTGGGGTTATTTCTACCGCACATACTTTTGGCAATGAATCGTTGAATTCCAGCGTAAGCAGGTTGTCCCAATGGCGATACCCGAACTCGCGCGATTTCAATCTTACTTTACCGGTCTCTTTTTGTTGTGCATCACGGATGATGCTGTCCTTCACATGCACGGTAATTATTTTGGTTACCTGCTTTCCATTTCCGGTACGAATGTTTTCCAGCATCAACCGCCGGTTCTCCACACGCACGGTAGTGGCTGAAGTTCCTTTGGCATCACCCAACACCAGCTTTACATCATAATTGCCATCGGGTAATTGTACCGAAAAATA
The Niastella koreensis GR20-10 genome window above contains:
- a CDS encoding family 78 glycoside hydrolase catalytic domain, with protein sequence MKKSTLLASFLVLVGSVPGFAQPQQPIRPVVVNPRVEYLTNPAGLEMAQPRLSWEITSTARAIMQTKYRILVADDWSKLVLNTGNIWDSKEVSSEQSQLVPYGGPALKAGQTYYWKVMVWDNQGQLSDYSKDTARFTMGLMQPADWSNAQWIGYDELDAAKRYVPGVHAPGASKDYKSVVSGNHVLPLLRKSFTVSKPVKRATAFVTGLGQYELHINGVKIGDHFMSPGWTNYDKRVLYDVLDVTSQVANGENAIGVMLGNGFYNIPNERYRKALLAYGNPKMIMKLLIEYADGTKSEVISDASWKTAQSPITFSSIYAGEDYNATLEQDGWDKAAFSDGAWKAAAVVKAPAGKLVAETGTPVKVMATMAPQSCVKNSDTTVLFDFGQNASGIIKITVRGQKGQVIRIFPAELLGEEKRVNQKASGKPYYYTYTCKGTGDEEWTPRFSYYGFRYAEVSYAAPDTIKSKKLTTVIKDIKMLHTRNSAAQIGKFESREDLMNDASTLIDWAIRSNMQSVLTDCPHREKLGWLEQTYLMGESIHFNYDIYSLYKKIIADMMADQTTDGLVPDIAPEYVLFDGGFRDSPEWGSASVILPYLIYQWYGDKTVMQEAWPMMTKYVAYLKSKASGNILSYGLGDWYDLGPQAPGVAQLTPKELTATAIYYYDLDLLTKMAKLMGKSADVSQYAALAADVKKSFNAKFYDASSHKYSTGSQTAQSMPLAVGLVEDANKAAVLDQLKTDIITNESALTAGDIGFHFLVDALTKNGSAQTVYEMNSDNKVPGYGYQLAKGATALTESWAALPDKSNNHLMLGHLMQWFYDGPGGIHQEDTSVAYKNIIINPEPIMGLEKGSVSFNSPYGRIYSEWDHQYVFHVFTIVIPANTTATVYLPVPANANIMESNSPLNLHKEIKVLGYEKNRQIFKLGSGKYKFIVKKGGQ
- a CDS encoding rhamnogalacturonan acetylesterase; translation: MKLIGLTLLLSATFVNTFSQTTSFKFDFGTDKAANSYIAITPNSIFSKEKGYGFEAGSAVEVIDRGGNALTGDYITSNKPFYFSVQLPDGNYDVKLVLGDAKGTSATTVRVENRRLMLENIRTGNGKQVTKIITVHVKDSIIRDAQQKETGKVRLKSREFGYRHWDNLLTLEFNDSLPKVCAVEITPNKKATTVFLAGNSTVVDQDREPWAAWGQMIPRFFEPGNVAIANYAESGETMKAFMHERRLEKIWSMAKPGDYLFIEFTHNDQKPGGNHLDPFTTYKQTIKEWIGEARKRGMTPVLVTSMHRRNFDSSGHIINTLGDYPEAMRQTAAEEKVALNDLNAMSKTLYEAWGVEGSLKAFVHYPANTFPNQETALADNTHFNPYGAYELARCIVKGIVAANLPIAKYLIKEKIAFDPAHPDPVAKFYWPLSAAVTAEKPDGN